The proteins below are encoded in one region of Silene latifolia isolate original U9 population chromosome 2, ASM4854445v1, whole genome shotgun sequence:
- the LOC141642211 gene encoding DEAD-box ATP-dependent RNA helicase 37-like — MSTSWADSVAAENDNTRGGGTARPTRSTYVPPHLRNRPPSAEPMVGSGPGLSQGGPPPPVNDRPVYGGPPGGSRWGGGGGGGGYGGGRGGIGGGRGGGWNNRSGGWDRGSREVNPFENDVEEDPVEAFDQENTGINFDAYEDIPVETSGDNVPPPVNTFADIDLGNELNANIRRCKYVKPTPVQRYAIPISLAGRDLMACAQTGSGKTAAFCFPIISGIMKGQPPQRPRGYRTVYPLALILSPTRELSMQINEEAKKFAYQTGVRVVVVYGGAPINQQLRELERGVDILVATPGRLVDLLERARVSLEMIRYLALDEADRMLDMGFEPQIRKIVEQTDMPPRGVRQTLLFSATFPKEIQRLASDFLGNYIFLAVGRVGSSTDLIVQRVEFVHESDKRSHLMDLLHAQRANGVQVKQSLTLVFVETKKGADALEHWLSINGFPATSIHGDRSQQERELALRSFKTGNTPILVATDVAARGLDIPHVAHVINFDLPNDIDDYVHRIGRTGRAGKSGLATAFFNENNSSLARPLSELMQEANQEVPEWLQRFASRASYGGGGGRNRRGGGGRFGGRDFRRDGRGGGGGGGGGNVTDYYGGGNNSGYYGGGGGGGGGAGGGGGGGGYTSAWD; from the exons ATGAGTACTTCATGGGCGGATTCGGTGGCGGCTGAGAATGACAATACGAGGGGTGGCGGTACTGCACGTCCCACGAGGTCGACGTATGTGCCTCCTCACCTTCGTAACAGGCCACCCTCAGCTGAACCTATGGTAGGGTCGGGTCCTGGTTTATCGCAGGGTGGACCTCCTCCACCTGTTAATGATAGACCGGTTTATGGTGGACCACCTGGTGGGTCTAGATGGGGtggtggtggaggtggaggtggatatggcggtggtcgtggtggtattggtggtggtcgtggtggagGATGGAATAATAGGAGTGGTGGGTGGGACCGTGGTAGTAGGGAAGTTAATCCGTTTGAGAATGATGTTGAAGAAGATCCTGTCGAAGCGTTTGATCAAGAGAATACCGGGATTAACTTTGATGCTTATGAGGATATCCCTGTGGAGACTAGTGGAGATAATGTGCCACCCCCGGTAAACACATTTGCTGATATTGACCTTGGAAATGAACTTAATGCAAACATTAGAAGGTGCAAGTATGTGAAGCCTACGCCAGTTCAGCGTTATGCTATACCAATTTCTCTTGCTGGACGGGATTTGATGGCATGTGCTCAGACTGGTTCTGGAAAAACTGCAGCTTTCTGTTTTCCGATTATTAGTGGTATAATGAAGGGCCAACCACCCCAGAGGCCTCGTGGGTAtcgaactgtttatccacttgcTCTTATTCTGTCTCCTACAAGGGAGTTATCAATGCAG ATAAATGAGGAAGCAAAAAAGTTTGCATACCAAACCGGAGTCAGAGTGGTGGTTGTATATGGAGGAGCTCCGATCAACCAACAG TTACGGGAGCTCGAAAGAGGAGTTGATATTCTTGTTGCAACACCTGGAAGACTGGTTGATTTGCTTGAGAGGGCTAGAGTGTCTCTAGAAATGATAAGATACCTTGCACTTGACGAAGCTGATAGAATGCTGGATATGGGGTTTGAACCTCAAATCAGAAAGATAGTAGAACAGACTGACATGCCGCCCAGAGGTGTGAGGCAGACGCTGCTGTTCAGTGCAACCTTTCCAAAGGAGATTCAG AGGCTGGCTTCTGATTTTTTGGGCAACTACATTTTTCTTGCTGTGGGAAGGGTGGGTTCAAGCACTGATTTGATTGTTCAGAGGGTGGAGTTTGTGCATGAATCTGACAAGAGGAGCCATTTAATGGACCTTCTACATGCACAACGTGCAAATGGAGTACAAGTCAAG CAATCATTAACACTTGTATTTGTGGAAACCAAAAAGGGGGCTGATGCGTTAGAGCATTGGTTGAGTATCAATGGGTTTCCAGCCACTAGCATTCATGGTGATAGATCGCAGCAG GAAAGAGAACTTGCTCTAAGGTCCTTCAAAACAGGAAATACTCCAATTCTGGTTGCAACTGATGTGGCAGCACGAGGACTGGATATTCCCCACGTTGCCCATGTTATTAACTTCGATCTTCCCAATGACATAGATGACTATGTACACCGCATTGGGCGTACAGGACGTGCTGGGAAAAGTGGATTAGCTACAGCCTTCTTCAATGAAAACAACTCGTCACTAGCAAGACCACTCTCCGAGCTTATGCAAGAAGCTAACCAGGAAGTGCCTGAGTGGCTACAACGTTTTGCATCTCGCGCCTcttatggtggtggtggtggcagaaaCCGGAGAGGTGGGGGTGGTCGTTTTGGCGGTCGTGACTTCAGGAGGGATGGAAGAGGAGGCGGCGGCGGTGGAGGTGGCGGCAATGTCACTGACTACTACGGAGGGGGCAATAACAGCGGATACTATGGCGGCGGTGGTGGCGGAGGTGGTGGTGCTGGTGGAGGCGGAGGCGGAGGCGGTTACACTAGTGCCTGGGACTAG
- the LOC141642209 gene encoding carbon catabolite repressor protein 4 homolog 1-like: MVSVVRVHLPSDIPIVGCELTPYVLLRKPDKSVFSDDIPESNPVDGQFLRYKWYRIQSDKKVAVCSVHPTEQATLQCLGCIKAKLPVTKSYHCSPKCFSDAWQHHRALHDRAASAVNENGAEEDELFGRFNSTGSGVLSTGLPSSASSTNLSNGSTTVYPAQVTQRNGGETWFEVGRAKTYTPSADDIGHVLKLECVVVDAETKLSVGHPMTLTTSRVIPAPTPSPRRMISVSGADVMGNLDSDRVASVGNFTVLSYNILAEAYATSEAYSYCPSWALSWAYRRQNLLREIVGYRADIVCLQEVQYDHFDEFFAPELDKHGYQALYKRKTSEVTHTLDGCATFFRRDRFAHVKKYEVEFNKAAQSLTEAVVPSTQKKTALSRLVKDNVALIAVLEAKFGHQGVDNPGKRQLLCVANTHVNVQQDLKDVKLWQVHTLLKGLEKIAVSADIPMLVCGDFNSTPGSASHLLLAMGKVDPMHLDLGVDPLGILRPHSKLIHHLPLVSAYSSFARGNGLEQQRRRMDPSTNEPLFTNCTRDFIGTHDYIFYTADSLTVESLLELLDEDSLRKDTALPSPEWSSDHIALLAEFRCQPRIRR, encoded by the exons ATGGTGAGTGTGGTGAGGGTTCATTTACCCTCTGATATTCCGATTGTAGGTTGCGAGCTTACGCCTTATGTTCTTCTTCGTAAACCCGATAAAAGTGTGTTTAGTGATGATATTCCTGAAAGTAACCCTGTTGATGGACAGTTTTTGAGATATAAGTG GTATCGTATACAGAGTGACAAAAAGGTTGCAGTTTGCAGTGTACATCCAACTGAGCAGGCGACTCTACAGTGCCTAGGTTGCATTAAGGCTAAGCTCCCTGTTACCAAAAGCTACCATTGCTCTCCCAAATGCTTTTCAGATGCATGGCAGCATCATCGTGCTCTACATGACCGTGCAGCTAGTGCTGTGAATGAAAATGGAGCTGAAGAAGATGAATTGTTTGGGCGTTTCAACAGCACAGGCTCTGGAGTGCTGAGTACTGGCTTACCTTCTTCCGCCTCGAGCACTAACTTGTCAAATGGCTCAACAACAGTTTATCCTGCCCAGGTTACACAAAGGAATGGTGGTGAAACTTGGTTTGAAGTTGGGCGTGCTAAGACATACACTCCTTCAGCTGATGATATTGGCCATGTTCTGAAATTGGAATGTGTTGTGGTAGATGCCGAGACAAAGCTATCGGTGGGACATCCCATGACTTTAACAACATCTCGAGTCATCCCTGCACCTACGCCTTCTCCTCGTCGTATGATTTCAGTTAGTGGGGCAGATGTGATGGGGAATTTGGATTCAGATCGTGTTGCATCTGTTGGAAATTTTACTGTGCTCTCCTACAACATACTTGCTGAAGCATATGCCACAAGTGAGGCATATAGCTACTGTCCGTCGTGGGCCCTTTCTTGGGCATATCGAAGACAGAATTTGTTACGGGAAATAGTTGGTTATCGGGCTGACATTGTTTGCCTTCAAGAG GTTCAATATGACCACTTTGATGAATTTTTTGCTCCAGAGCTGGACAAACATGGCTACCAAGCCTTATATAAAAGAAAAACATCAGAG GTCACGCATACTCTTGATGGATGTGCAACATTTTTCCGTAGAGACAGATTTGCACATGTAAAAAAATACGAG GTTGAATTCAACAAGGCGGCCCAGTCCTTGACAGAGGCCGTTGTTCCTAGTACTCAGAAAAAAACAGCATTGAGTCGACTTGTCAAG GATAATGTTGCACTTATTGCCGTTCTGGAAGCTAAATTTGGTCATCAGGGTGTTGATAACCCTGGAAAACGGCAGCTTCTTTGTGTT GCCAATACCCATGTAAATGTTCAGCAAGATCTAAAAGACGTCAAACTATGGCAG GTTCACACTTTATTAAAAGGGTTGGAAAAGATTGCTGTCAGTGCTGATATCCCGATGTTGGTTTGTGGGGACTTTAATTCCACTCCTGGCAG TGCCTCTCACTTGCTTCTTGCAATGGGCAAAGTTGATCCTATGCATCTCGATTTAGGGGTGGATCCTCTTGGAATATTGCGTCCTCATTCAAAGCTAATACACCACCTACCACTG GTGAGTGCCTACTCATCGTTTGCACGAGGGAATGGACTAGAGCAACAGAGGAGAAGAATGGATCCTTCGACGAATGAGCCGTTATTTACGAATTGTACTAGAGATTTTATAGGGACACACGATTACATATTTTACACAG CGGACTCTTTGACGGTAGAGTCATTACTTGAACTACTTGATGAGGATAGTCTGAGGAAGGATACCGCGCTTCCTTCTCCAGAGTGGTCTTCTGATCATATAGCTCTGTTGGCCGAATTCCGTTGCCAGCCAAGAATTCGACGTTAG
- the LOC141642210 gene encoding F-box protein At3g58530 — protein MVEEDGHQWRKEIVPRVFTLVSSKLPQRDLISLLLVSTSLYRTLSSYPSLWQVLEFREMNNAGTRLLSALSLRRYKQVKEINLEFAQNVEDTHFELIKNKCSSSLENLEILNLNGCQKISDKGIEAITSACPTLRVFSVYWNVRVTEVSIQNLVKYCKNVIDLNLSGCKNISDRSMQLIADSYHELESLNITRCIKITDDGLKCILSKCPSLQSLNLYALSSLTDKVYKNISLVNQLKFLDLCGAQNISDQGLSSIAKCNYLVSLNLTWCVRVTDVGVIAIAEGCKFLELLSLFGILGVTDKSLDALSGSCQSTLTTLDVNGCINIKRRTREELLQLFPRLQCFKVHS, from the exons ATGGTAGAAGAAGATGGTCATCAATGGCGGAAAGAGATCGTACCTAGGGTTTTCACTCTCGTTAGCTCTAAGCTTCCACAACGCGACCTCATCTCTCTCTTACTCGTCTCCACCTCGCTTTATCGCACTCTCTCTTCCTATCCTTCTCTCTGGCAG GTGCTTGAATTCCGTGAAATGAACAATGCTGGTACTCGATTATTATCTGCTCTTTCTCTG AGGAGGTATAAGCAGGTCAAGGAAATTAACCTTGAATTTGCGCAGAATGTTGAGGATACACATTTCGAGCTAATCAAAAATAAG TGCTCCAGCTCTCTTGAAAACCTCGAGATCTTGAATTTGAATGGCTGTCAGAAAATTTCTGATAAAGGAATTGAAGCGATAACTAGTGCATGCCCTACATTGAGGGTCTTTTCAGTTTATTGGAATGTGAG GGTGACTGAAGTAAGCATACAGAACCTAGTGAAGTACTGCAAAAATGTTATTGATCTGAATTTGAGTGGGTGCAAG AATATCTCCGACAGAAGTATGCAACTTATTGCTGACAGTTACCATGAATTGGAGTCTTTGAACATAACAAG GTGCATCAAAATAACTGATGATGGCTTGAAGTGCATATTGAGCAAGTGCCCATCTCTTCAAAGCCTAAATCTGTATGCCCTTTCGAG CCTGACAGACAAAGTTTACAAGAACATATCGCTTGTTAACCAGCTCAAATTTCTGGATCTCTGTGGTGCTCAG AATATATCAGATCAAGGACTATCTTCTATAGCCAAGTGCAATTATTTGGTTTCTCTCAATCTGACATG GTGTGTGCGTGTCACTGACGTTGGAGTGATAGCCATAGCAGAAGGATGCAAGTTTCTTGAGCTACTCAG CTTGTTTGGAATTCTCGGCGTGACAGATAAGAGCCTCGATGCACTCTCAGGGTCGTGTCAGAGCACATTGACAACCCTTGATGTGAATGGATGCATCAACATTAAG AGAAGGACGCGCGAAGAACTTCTTCAACTGTTTCCGCGTCTACAGTGCTTCAAAGTGCACAGCTGA
- the LOC141642212 gene encoding protein WHAT'S THIS FACTOR 9, mitochondrial has product MHRNLQSYLSILKSQFTKPQKTQSFTLFTLKNLQQWRSITKVRLKWVKNKTLDHVIDKDTDVKAAMLLKDAIKRTSTSFITSKTILDWQKPLGLTFPVIRFLRRYPTLFHEFPHSRFQTLPCFRLTDIALALDEQEQLIYVNDELGILEKLSRVLMMLKSRSVPLQFLYRLRYDLGLPDKFEKLVVEKFPDSVRVEKGCNGLLCLSLVEWRDEFAVSCLERKCEVGGHGGDYREFRRGETGVAFPMSFPRSYGSQKKVKAWMSEFQKLHYISPYEDCTRLDPVSDLMEKRCVGLLHELLSLTIHKKTKRNYLRSLREELVLPHRFTRIFTRYPGIFYLSLKCKTTTVTLREGYRRGKLIDPHPLALLRNKVYHVMRTGLLYRSKGLNYLSPQDCMLDDAVDADGEEKSETEEEDSEVEEECWEGKDSDLSEESD; this is encoded by the coding sequence ATGCACAGAAATCTGCAATCATACCTCTCAATTCTCAAATCCCAATTCACCAAACCCCAAAAAACACAATCTTTCACCCTTTTCACCCTCAAAAACCTCCAACAATGGCGAAGCATCACCAAAGTTCGTCTAAAATGGGTAAAAAACAAAACTTTAGACCATGTTATAGACAAAGACACAGATGTAAAAGCTGCAATGCTTCTTAAAGACGCCATTAAAAGAACTTCAACATCCTTCATTACATCAAAAACAATTCTTGATTGGCAAAAACCTCTTGGTCTTACATTTCCTGTAATCCGGTTTCTACGAAGGTATCCTACTCTTTTCCATGAATTCCCTCATTCTCGCTTTCAAACTTTACCTTGTTTTCGTCTTACTGATATTGCATTAGCTTTAGATGAACAAGAACAGTTGATTTATGTGAATGATGAATTGGGTATTTTAGAAAAATTGTCTAGGGTTCTTATGATGTTGAAATCTAGGTCTGTGCCTTTACAGTTTTTGTATAGATTGAGGTATGATTTAGGTTTGCCTGATAAATTTGAGAAGCTGGTTGTTGAGAAATTTCCGGATAGTGTTCGGGTTGAGAAAGGGTGTAATGGGTTATTGTGTTTGAGTCTTGTGGAATGGAGGGATGAATTCGCGGTATCGTGTTTGGAGAGGAAATGTGAGGTGGGTGGTCATGGTGGTGATTATAGGGAGTTTCGGAGAGGGGAGACGGGGGTAGCTTTCCCAATGAGTTTTCCTCGGAGTTATGGGTCTCAGAAGAAGGTTAAGGCTTGGATGTCGGAGTTTCAGAAGTTGCATTACATTTCTCCGTATGAGGATTGTACGAGGCTGGACCCTGTAAGCGATCTTATGGAGAAGCGGTGTGTTGGGTTGCTTCATGAGTTGTTGAGTTTGACTATACATAAGAAGACGAAGAGGAATTATTTGAGGAGTTTGAGGGAGGAGTTGGTTCTTCCTCATAGGTTTACTCGGATTTTTACTAGGTATCCGGGGATATTCTATTTGTCATTGAAATGTAAGACGACAACTGTTACTCTTAGAGAAGGGTATAGGAGGGGTAAGTTAATTGACCCACATCCTTTAGCGCTGCTCAGGAATAAGGTTTACCATGTGATGAGAACGGGGCTTCTGTATCGAAGTAAAGGGCTGAACTATTTGTCTCCCCAAGACTGTATGCTTGATGATGCTGTGGATGCAGATGGAGAAGAAAAAAGTGAGACAGAGGAGGAAGACTCGGAGGTGGAAGAGGAATGCTGGGAGGGGAAAGACTCGGATTTGAGTGAAGAGTCTGATTAG